One window of the Methylocystis parvus OBBP genome contains the following:
- a CDS encoding PQQ-dependent sugar dehydrogenase, translating to MAAKSYSWNYSWALAPALASFAFALAGCDRGPALPESVGYGPNPTLPEPRPSVTPHVDVAPAVGWGPGETPKAAPGLTVAAFATNLAHPRWLYQLPNGDVLVAETDAPPQPASAGVSLRQWFEGFVMREAGSHKGSADRISILRDADGDGVAETRAVLIEKLTSPFGMALIGDKLYVANADALMRVPYKDGETRIDAAPEKVVDLPAGRNHHWTKSLLASKDGARLYVGVGSNSNVGENGLEEEQDRAAILEIDPVAGSKRVLASGLRNPVGLDWNRTTGALWVSVNERDEIGDNLVPDYMTSVKEGGFYGWPYSYWGQNVDARVSPQRPDLVAKAIKPDYGLGSHTACLGFTFVGAAKLGPFQNGAIVSQHGSWNRTPRAGYRVIFVKFEDGAPVGMPQEVLTGFLNEKGEARGRPVGVIVDRQGGLLVADDAGGAVWRVSASND from the coding sequence ATGGCCGCCAAGAGTTATTCGTGGAATTATTCCTGGGCTTTAGCCCCGGCGCTGGCGTCATTCGCATTTGCGCTTGCAGGCTGCGATCGTGGTCCGGCGCTTCCCGAAAGCGTAGGATATGGCCCGAATCCGACCTTGCCCGAACCGCGGCCGAGCGTCACCCCCCATGTCGATGTCGCCCCGGCCGTCGGCTGGGGACCTGGCGAGACGCCCAAGGCGGCGCCGGGCCTGACGGTCGCGGCCTTCGCCACAAATCTCGCGCATCCGCGCTGGCTGTATCAATTGCCGAATGGCGACGTTCTCGTCGCGGAGACCGACGCGCCGCCACAGCCTGCGAGCGCGGGCGTAAGTCTGCGCCAATGGTTCGAGGGATTCGTCATGCGCGAAGCGGGGTCTCATAAGGGCAGCGCCGATCGCATTTCGATCTTGCGCGACGCTGACGGCGACGGCGTCGCGGAGACCCGGGCCGTTCTCATCGAGAAGTTGACCTCGCCTTTCGGCATGGCGCTCATCGGCGACAAGCTTTATGTCGCAAACGCCGATGCGCTTATGCGCGTCCCGTACAAGGACGGCGAAACGCGCATCGACGCCGCGCCCGAGAAGGTCGTCGATCTTCCCGCAGGCCGTAATCATCATTGGACGAAAAGCCTCCTTGCGTCGAAGGACGGCGCGCGTCTCTATGTCGGCGTCGGATCGAACAGCAATGTCGGCGAAAACGGTCTCGAAGAAGAGCAGGATCGCGCCGCGATTCTTGAAATCGATCCCGTCGCGGGTTCGAAGCGGGTTCTGGCGTCGGGATTGCGCAATCCTGTCGGCCTGGATTGGAACCGGACGACCGGCGCTTTGTGGGTTTCGGTGAATGAGCGCGATGAGATCGGCGACAATCTCGTGCCGGACTATATGACGTCGGTGAAGGAGGGCGGCTTTTATGGCTGGCCCTACAGCTATTGGGGACAGAATGTCGATGCGCGCGTAAGCCCGCAAAGACCGGATCTCGTCGCGAAGGCGATCAAGCCGGATTATGGGCTCGGCTCGCATACGGCCTGCCTCGGATTCACATTTGTCGGCGCCGCCAAGCTCGGGCCGTTTCAGAACGGCGCCATCGTCTCGCAGCATGGCTCCTGGAACCGCACTCCGCGCGCCGGCTATCGCGTCATCTTCGTTAAATTCGAGGATGGCGCGCCGGTCGGCATGCCGCAGGAGGTGCTGACCGGCTTTCTCAACGAGAAGGGCGAAGCGCGCGGGCGGCCGGTCGGCGTCATCGTCGACAGACAAGGCGGCCTGCTCGTGGCCGACGACGCCGGCGGCGCCGTTTGGCGCGTGAGCGCGAGCAATGATTAA
- a CDS encoding cytochrome c1 codes for MMRRSILSFLSGAALIVAALAVGPAAAEGHHEKKPEVHAWSFAGFFGSYDKSQLRRGFKVYKEVCSTCHSIKMLAFRNLAQPGGPQFSEKEVADLAASYKVKDGPNESGEYYDRPARPSDRFPPPFANEQAARAAMSGAYPPDMSVLVKARGYGRGFPTFLLDALPGLSYQEHGADYVASLLKGYTEPPHGVTVPDGQFYNAYMSGNRIGMPPPLSDGAVTYDDGAPQTVDQYSKDVTAFLMWVAEPHLEARKHIGQGVLAFLIVFALLLYFTKRKIWSNVAH; via the coding sequence ATGATGCGCAGATCGATTTTGTCTTTTCTCTCCGGCGCGGCGCTGATCGTCGCGGCGCTCGCCGTCGGGCCGGCGGCGGCGGAGGGACATCACGAGAAGAAGCCCGAGGTCCACGCCTGGAGCTTTGCAGGCTTCTTCGGCAGCTACGACAAATCGCAACTGCGCCGGGGCTTCAAGGTCTATAAGGAAGTCTGCTCGACCTGCCACTCGATCAAGATGCTGGCTTTCCGCAATCTCGCTCAGCCCGGCGGCCCGCAATTTTCCGAAAAGGAAGTCGCGGATCTCGCCGCGAGCTACAAGGTCAAGGACGGCCCGAACGAATCCGGCGAATATTACGACCGTCCCGCGCGGCCGAGCGACCGCTTCCCGCCGCCTTTCGCCAATGAGCAGGCGGCGCGCGCGGCGATGTCGGGCGCCTATCCGCCGGACATGTCCGTGCTGGTGAAGGCGCGGGGCTATGGCCGCGGCTTTCCGACCTTCCTGCTCGACGCGCTTCCGGGCCTCTCCTATCAGGAGCACGGCGCGGATTACGTCGCCTCGCTGCTTAAGGGCTATACTGAGCCGCCGCATGGCGTGACCGTGCCGGACGGCCAGTTTTACAACGCCTATATGTCCGGCAACCGGATCGGCATGCCGCCGCCGCTCTCGGACGGCGCCGTGACCTATGACGACGGCGCGCCGCAGACGGTCGACCAGTATTCGAAGGACGTGACCGCCTTCCTGATGTGGGTCGCCGAGCCGCATCTCGAAGCGCGCAAGCATATCGGGCAGGGCGTCCTCGCCTTCCTGATCGTCTTCGCGCTGCTGCTGTATTTCACGAAGCGCAAGATCTGGTCGAACGTCGCGCATTAA
- the guaA gene encoding glutamine-hydrolyzing GMP synthase — translation MTAAAETFHHDIADRHDKVLIVDFGSQVTQLIARRVREAGAYCEIAPFQSADRAFAEIRPKAVILSGGPCSVTDDGSPRAPRAIFDSGVPVLGVCYGEQTMATQLGGLVEAGHHREFGRAEITALEQSALFDGVWAKGASATVWMSHGDRVTKLPEGFRVIAASENAPMAAIADEARRYYGLQFHPEVVHTPDGAKLLSNFVHKVAGLKPDWTMAAFRGEAIAAIRRQVGDGRVLCGLSGGVDSAVAAVLIHEAIGDRLTCVFVDHGLLRLGEAEEVVRLFRDHYNIPLHHVQAEELFLGALDGVDDPEVKRKTIGRLFIETFEAEAKKIAEDGRGAPRFLAQGTLYPDVIESVSFTGGPSVTIKSHHNVGGLPERMNMALVEPLRELFKDEVRALGRELGLPEAFVGRHPFPGPGLAIRCPGLITREKLDILRKADAVYLDEIRKAGLYDDIWQAFAALLPVRSVGVMGDGRTYDYVLALRAVTSSDGMTADFFPFDMAFLGRAATRIINEVKGVNRVVYDVTSKPPGTIEWE, via the coding sequence ATGACCGCCGCCGCCGAAACTTTTCACCACGACATCGCCGACCGCCACGACAAGGTGCTCATTGTCGACTTCGGTTCGCAGGTCACGCAGCTCATCGCGCGGCGCGTGCGCGAGGCGGGGGCTTATTGCGAGATCGCGCCTTTCCAGAGCGCCGACCGCGCCTTCGCCGAGATCCGCCCGAAGGCGGTGATCCTCTCCGGCGGCCCGTGCTCCGTGACCGATGACGGCTCGCCTCGCGCGCCGCGGGCCATCTTCGATAGCGGCGTCCCCGTGCTCGGCGTCTGCTATGGCGAGCAGACCATGGCGACGCAACTTGGCGGTCTGGTCGAGGCCGGGCATCATCGCGAATTCGGCCGCGCCGAAATCACAGCGCTGGAGCAGAGCGCGCTCTTCGACGGCGTGTGGGCGAAGGGCGCGAGTGCGACCGTCTGGATGAGTCATGGCGATCGCGTCACGAAGCTGCCCGAGGGCTTCCGCGTCATCGCCGCCTCGGAGAACGCGCCAATGGCGGCGATCGCCGATGAAGCGCGCCGCTATTACGGCCTGCAATTCCATCCCGAGGTCGTGCATACGCCGGACGGCGCCAAGCTGCTCTCCAATTTCGTGCACAAGGTCGCGGGACTGAAGCCCGACTGGACCATGGCCGCCTTTCGCGGCGAGGCCATCGCGGCGATCCGCAGACAGGTCGGCGACGGGCGCGTGCTGTGCGGTCTTTCGGGCGGCGTCGACAGCGCCGTGGCGGCGGTGCTGATCCACGAGGCGATCGGCGACCGTCTGACTTGCGTCTTCGTCGATCACGGTCTGCTGCGGCTCGGCGAAGCGGAGGAGGTCGTGCGCCTCTTCCGGGACCACTACAACATTCCGCTGCATCATGTGCAGGCGGAGGAATTGTTTTTGGGCGCGCTCGACGGCGTCGACGATCCCGAAGTGAAACGCAAGACGATCGGCCGCCTCTTCATCGAGACCTTCGAGGCCGAGGCGAAGAAGATCGCCGAAGACGGCCGCGGCGCGCCCCGGTTCCTCGCGCAGGGCACGCTTTATCCCGACGTGATCGAGAGCGTCTCCTTCACCGGCGGCCCTTCGGTGACGATCAAATCGCATCACAATGTGGGCGGCCTGCCGGAGCGCATGAACATGGCGCTGGTGGAGCCGCTGCGCGAGCTCTTCAAGGACGAAGTGCGCGCGCTCGGCCGCGAACTCGGATTGCCGGAAGCCTTTGTCGGGCGACATCCGTTCCCCGGCCCCGGCCTCGCCATTCGCTGCCCCGGCCTCATCACGCGCGAGAAGCTCGACATTCTGCGCAAGGCCGACGCGGTCTATCTCGACGAAATCCGCAAGGCGGGACTTTACGACGACATCTGGCAGGCTTTCGCCGCGCTGCTGCCGGTGCGCAGCGTCGGCGTGATGGGCGACGGCCGCACCTATGACTACGTGCTGGCGCTCCGCGCCGTGACGTCGAGCGACGGCATGACGGCGGATTTCTTCCCCTTCGACATGGCGTTTCTGGGTCGCGCGGCGACACGGATCATCAATGAGGTGAAGGGGGTGAACAGGGTGGTGTATGACGTGACGTCGAAGCCGCCGGGGACGATCGAGTGGGAGTGA
- a CDS encoding MAPEG family protein: protein MTKAILLPVFLQIALTFLLLFTLGGARVRAVRSGEVAIKDIALGQNAWPEQITKIGRAYQNQLETPVLFYALVALALSMNKVDLLLVAGAWAFVAVRAVHAYVHVTDNRLPRRFQAFAAASIVLTAMWAYFALRVLAS from the coding sequence ATGACGAAAGCTATTCTTCTTCCGGTTTTTCTTCAGATCGCCCTGACTTTCTTGCTTCTGTTCACGCTGGGGGGCGCGCGGGTCCGCGCCGTGCGGAGCGGCGAGGTTGCGATAAAGGACATCGCGCTCGGTCAGAACGCGTGGCCGGAGCAAATCACAAAGATCGGCCGCGCCTATCAAAATCAGCTCGAGACGCCGGTCCTGTTCTATGCGCTCGTCGCCCTGGCGCTTTCGATGAACAAGGTCGACCTCCTTTTGGTCGCCGGCGCCTGGGCCTTCGTCGCCGTCCGCGCCGTGCACGCCTATGTCCATGTCACGGACAACCGCTTGCCCAGACGCTTCCAGGCCTTCGCCGCCGCCAGCATCGTCTTGACGGCGATGTGGGCCTATTTCGCCCTGCGCGTCCTTGCGAGCTGA
- a CDS encoding MarC family protein, whose translation MAVLSELSAAFITLLVVVEPLGLAPIFLASTAGYSPDARAAVAARACVYALCILTGAALGGEALLRAVGVTLSAFHIAGGLLLFSIASEMVLGVRIGRDAATAARAVGENSGHIAAFPLAIPLMAGPGAIAATLLIAGEAHGDPARLAALVGAIFVVIAICWAVCRLATRVERLIGAAASIVMEKLIGVLLASLAVQYVVDGVRGSLLS comes from the coding sequence ATGGCGGTTTTGAGCGAGCTGTCGGCGGCTTTCATCACCCTGCTCGTCGTGGTTGAGCCTCTGGGTCTCGCTCCGATCTTTCTCGCGTCGACGGCCGGCTACAGTCCCGACGCGCGCGCGGCGGTGGCCGCGCGCGCCTGCGTCTACGCCCTCTGCATCCTGACCGGCGCGGCGCTCGGCGGCGAAGCCCTGCTGAGAGCGGTCGGCGTCACCTTGTCGGCCTTCCACATCGCCGGCGGCCTGCTGCTCTTTTCCATTGCGTCGGAAATGGTGCTCGGCGTCCGCATCGGCCGCGACGCGGCGACCGCCGCTCGGGCCGTCGGAGAAAATAGCGGACACATCGCCGCCTTTCCGCTCGCCATTCCGCTCATGGCGGGTCCCGGCGCGATCGCCGCGACGCTGCTCATCGCCGGTGAAGCGCATGGCGACCCGGCGCGGCTGGCGGCGCTTGTCGGCGCGATTTTCGTGGTGATCGCAATCTGCTGGGCGGTCTGCCGCCTTGCGACGCGCGTCGAGCGGCTCATCGGCGCCGCCGCCAGCATCGTGATGGAAAAACTGATCGGCGTGCTGCTGGCGTCGCTCGCCGTCCAATATGTCGTGGACGGCGTGCGCGGTTCATTGCTCAGTTAA
- a CDS encoding DUF72 domain-containing protein — MAAGRIYVGVGGWSFAPWRGVFYPGEVSRAHELDYASRHLTSIEINATFYRTQTRETFLKWRDETPENFVFSVKAPRFAVTRRNADEAQASIARFFDSGVAALGHKLGPVLWQFPPTRKYAPEFFDAFLSALPKECEGRPMRHAIEVRHETFETTDFVALARAHHVAIVVEGDSDFPMIADLTAPFVYARIMGTDASRKQGYDKMDLDRWAARAKLWAEGGAPDDLPRLCANTPKRNVRDVFLYVIRGAKIRNPAAAMALIERLQK; from the coding sequence ATGGCGGCGGGCCGCATCTATGTCGGCGTCGGCGGCTGGAGCTTCGCGCCCTGGCGCGGCGTGTTTTATCCGGGCGAGGTTTCGCGAGCGCATGAACTCGACTATGCGAGCCGTCATCTCACATCGATCGAAATCAACGCCACCTTCTATCGCACACAGACGCGCGAGACCTTTCTGAAGTGGCGCGACGAAACGCCGGAGAACTTCGTCTTCAGCGTCAAGGCGCCCCGCTTCGCGGTGACGCGCCGCAATGCGGATGAGGCGCAGGCGTCGATCGCGCGCTTCTTCGACAGCGGCGTCGCGGCGCTCGGCCACAAGCTCGGCCCGGTGCTGTGGCAATTCCCGCCGACGAGAAAATACGCGCCGGAATTTTTCGACGCCTTTCTGTCCGCGCTGCCCAAAGAGTGCGAAGGCCGCCCCATGCGCCACGCGATCGAAGTCCGCCACGAGACGTTCGAGACGACGGACTTCGTCGCGCTGGCGCGCGCGCATCACGTCGCCATCGTCGTCGAGGGCGACTCGGATTTTCCGATGATCGCCGATCTGACGGCGCCTTTCGTCTACGCCCGCATCATGGGAACCGACGCCTCGCGCAAGCAGGGCTATGATAAAATGGACCTCGACCGCTGGGCCGCGCGGGCGAAGCTCTGGGCCGAGGGCGGCGCGCCGGACGATCTGCCGAGGCTCTGCGCAAATACGCCGAAGCGGAACGTCCGCGACGTTTTCCTGTACGTCATACGCGGCGCGAAAATCCGCAATCCCGCGGCTGCAATGGCGTTGATCGAACGCCTTCAAAAATGA
- a CDS encoding J domain-containing protein, with the protein MRSHYEVLGVKEDAGAREINAAYRRLAKKHHPDKGGDPASFQRVTEAYNVLKNRPVREAYDFEHKFESFLHKSNRRTLRQRIGDFLRRRAFAILSVFAFFSGILLLDWGDGINEDFNPVLLGAGCGSILLSMGFYANRRRLYEGLFDALLRAVFSILLFLFDVAMRVYLILVVAFSAVALLALLNWIKKNYLHLLPHHF; encoded by the coding sequence ATGCGGTCGCATTACGAGGTTTTGGGCGTCAAGGAGGATGCGGGCGCGCGGGAGATCAACGCCGCCTATCGCCGGCTCGCAAAAAAACATCACCCCGACAAGGGCGGCGATCCCGCGAGTTTTCAGCGCGTTACCGAAGCCTATAACGTTCTCAAAAACCGGCCCGTGCGGGAGGCTTACGACTTCGAGCACAAATTCGAGAGCTTTCTCCACAAATCGAACCGGCGCACGCTGCGTCAGCGGATCGGCGATTTTCTGCGCCGCCGCGCCTTCGCAATTTTATCGGTTTTCGCGTTCTTTTCGGGGATTCTTCTGCTCGATTGGGGCGACGGGATCAATGAGGACTTCAACCCGGTTCTGCTCGGCGCGGGTTGCGGGTCGATCCTGTTGAGCATGGGCTTTTACGCCAATCGTCGAAGGCTTTATGAGGGGCTTTTCGATGCGCTGCTGCGCGCGGTGTTTTCGATCCTGCTCTTTCTCTTCGACGTGGCGATGCGCGTCTATCTGATCCTCGTCGTCGCCTTTTCCGCCGTCGCGTTGCTCGCTTTATTAAATTGGATCAAGAAAAATTATCTGCATCTGCTGCCCCATCATTTTTGA
- the glpX gene encoding class II fructose-bisphosphatase, which yields MSQQKPLDAASIERLLTIELARATERAAIAAARLRGRGDEMAADRAAVEAMHEELARLPVRGRIVIGEGEESESARLHVGCEIGRAVGLDVELAVAPLEGATLCAKDQPGAIAIAAAASSGALLHAPESYMDKIAVGPGYPHGVVDLDRDPADNVRALAEAKGVSTSGVTVCVLDRPRHAEIISKCRKAGACVRLISDGDVAGVVFVTHPAETGVDMYLGRGGAPEGVLAAAVLRCAGGQMQGRLVLENAEQRARAAKHGPVDPRKKYGVTDMVTGDVVVCVTGVTDGPLVKGVVFGRSALETETLVYRSATGTVRRIGARRAAT from the coding sequence ATGTCTCAACAGAAGCCGCTCGACGCCGCGTCGATCGAACGACTGCTCACCATCGAACTCGCGCGCGCCACGGAGCGCGCCGCCATCGCGGCGGCGCGGCTGCGCGGGCGGGGCGATGAAATGGCGGCGGATCGCGCCGCCGTGGAGGCGATGCATGAGGAGCTGGCGCGGCTTCCCGTTCGCGGCCGCATCGTCATCGGCGAGGGCGAAGAGAGCGAATCCGCCAGGCTTCATGTCGGCTGCGAAATCGGCCGCGCCGTCGGGCTCGACGTCGAGCTGGCCGTGGCGCCGCTCGAGGGGGCGACGCTTTGCGCCAAGGATCAGCCGGGCGCCATCGCCATCGCCGCCGCCGCGTCGTCCGGCGCGCTTTTGCATGCGCCGGAAAGCTATATGGACAAGATCGCCGTCGGCCCCGGCTATCCCCACGGCGTCGTCGATCTCGACCGCGACCCGGCCGACAATGTGCGCGCGCTGGCGGAGGCGAAAGGGGTTTCGACGAGCGGCGTCACCGTCTGCGTGCTCGACCGGCCGCGCCATGCCGAGATCATTTCGAAATGCCGCAAGGCCGGCGCCTGCGTCAGGCTGATCTCCGACGGCGACGTCGCCGGCGTCGTCTTCGTCACCCACCCGGCCGAGACCGGCGTCGACATGTATCTTGGCCGCGGCGGCGCGCCGGAGGGCGTCCTCGCCGCCGCGGTTTTGCGCTGCGCGGGCGGCCAGATGCAGGGGCGCCTCGTTCTGGAGAACGCCGAACAGCGCGCCCGCGCCGCAAAGCACGGCCCCGTCGATCCGCGTAAGAAATACGGCGTGACGGACATGGTGACGGGCGACGTCGTCGTCTGCGTGACCGGAGTCACGGACGGGCCGCTGGTCAAAGGCGTCGTTTTCGGCAGAAGCGCGCTCGAGACGGAGACGCTCGTCTATCGTTCCGCGACGGGAACGGTGCGCCGGATCGGCGCGCGCCGCGCGGCGACGTAG
- a CDS encoding homoserine dehydrogenase, whose amino-acid sequence MSEILRVGIAGLGTVGAAVARLLHRQAEALTARTGRRIVVTGVSARYQAKKRDADFSGAEFFADPVKLAASESIDLFVELIGGSEGPARASVETALAHGKSVVTANKALLAAHGLHLTQLAEEKRVALSFEASVAGGIPIVKTLREGLAGNSIERVYGILNGTCNYILSRMEREQLSFEECLTEAQRLGYAEADPTFDIGGFDTAHKLAILTSLAFGARISPESIDIEGIERVSLADIEAADELGFRIKLLGVAQRTADGIEQRVHPTMVSKNSAIAQVMGVLNAVTIDADAIHELTLVGPGAGGDATASAVVADIADIAKGVRSAPFGLPSGQLTELKRTPMRRHEGGYYIRMSVKDVAGAFAKIATRMAERKISLESIMQRGKRGAPGACVDVILITHATSEHLVREALELIFEDGTIVSRAQVIRIERE is encoded by the coding sequence ATGTCGGAGATTTTGCGCGTCGGCATTGCGGGGCTCGGCACCGTCGGCGCGGCGGTGGCGAGGCTGCTTCACCGGCAGGCGGAGGCGCTGACGGCGCGCACCGGCCGGCGCATCGTCGTCACGGGCGTGTCGGCGCGCTATCAGGCCAAGAAGCGCGACGCGGACTTCTCGGGCGCGGAGTTCTTCGCCGATCCGGTGAAGCTCGCGGCGAGCGAAAGCATCGACCTCTTCGTCGAGCTGATCGGCGGCTCCGAGGGGCCGGCGCGTGCGAGCGTCGAGACGGCGCTCGCCCACGGCAAATCCGTCGTCACCGCCAATAAGGCGCTGCTCGCCGCCCATGGTCTGCATCTGACGCAGCTTGCGGAAGAAAAGCGCGTCGCGCTCTCCTTCGAGGCGTCGGTCGCCGGCGGCATTCCGATCGTGAAGACCTTGCGCGAAGGGCTCGCCGGCAATTCGATCGAGCGCGTTTACGGCATTCTCAACGGCACCTGCAATTATATCCTCTCGCGCATGGAGCGCGAGCAGCTCTCTTTCGAGGAATGTCTGACGGAGGCGCAGCGCCTGGGCTATGCCGAGGCCGACCCGACCTTCGACATTGGCGGCTTCGACACGGCGCACAAGCTCGCCATCCTTACTTCGCTCGCCTTCGGCGCGCGCATCTCCCCGGAGTCGATCGACATCGAAGGCATAGAGCGGGTGTCGCTCGCCGACATCGAGGCGGCGGACGAACTTGGCTTCCGCATCAAGCTGCTCGGCGTCGCGCAGCGCACGGCGGACGGCATCGAGCAGCGCGTGCATCCGACCATGGTCAGCAAGAATTCCGCCATCGCGCAAGTGATGGGCGTTCTCAACGCCGTGACGATCGACGCCGACGCGATCCATGAACTCACGCTGGTCGGCCCCGGCGCGGGCGGCGACGCGACGGCTTCGGCCGTCGTCGCCGACATCGCCGACATCGCCAAAGGCGTACGTTCCGCGCCCTTCGGCCTGCCGTCGGGCCAGCTCACCGAACTCAAGCGCACGCCGATGCGCCGGCACGAAGGCGGTTACTATATCCGCATGTCGGTGAAAGACGTCGCGGGCGCCTTCGCCAAGATCGCGACGCGCATGGCGGAGCGCAAAATCTCGCTCGAAAGCATCATGCAGCGCGGCAAGCGCGGCGCGCCCGGCGCCTGCGTCGACGTGATCCTCATCACGCATGCGACGAGCGAACATCTCGTGCGCGAGGCGCTGGAGCTGATCTTCGAGGACGGCACGATCGTGTCACGCGCGCAAGTTATCCGCATCGAGCGCGAATAG
- a CDS encoding small metal-binding protein SmbP: MKKNAAALVGLVLAFAPIAAYAGIGAHLAAAIEHTEEAISADVKADTKEIAVHLRSALGHAREALHEKAIEADRAANRLIHAAIRLLKKAEARARFGDSAGAVKHSTDALAEMKKVK, from the coding sequence ATGAAAAAGAACGCCGCCGCACTTGTCGGTCTCGTCCTCGCATTCGCGCCCATCGCCGCCTATGCCGGCATCGGCGCGCATCTCGCCGCCGCGATCGAGCATACGGAAGAAGCTATTTCCGCCGACGTGAAGGCGGATACGAAGGAAATCGCCGTGCATCTGCGCAGCGCGCTGGGCCATGCCCGCGAGGCGCTGCACGAAAAAGCGATCGAGGCCGACCGCGCCGCCAACAGGCTCATCCACGCCGCGATCCGCCTCCTGAAGAAGGCCGAAGCGCGCGCCCGGTTCGGCGACTCGGCGGGCGCCGTGAAACATTCGACCGACGCCCTAGCTGAGATGAAGAAGGTCAAATAG
- a CDS encoding RsmB/NOP family class I SAM-dependent RNA methyltransferase, translated as MIPAAQVSAAIEILDDLAARRRPVADALKDWGASHRFAGSKDRAAIASLVFDALRKRASAAWIMGSDTARATMLGALREARGQDAAAIAALCTGERHAPPPLSEEERARLETATLDDAPDHVKGDYPEWLAERFAAAFGDRAAAEGAALAARAPVDLRANILKASREQALAKLAHLAPIPTPLSPIGLRIEAGQGRGPALPAETAYVKGLVEPQDEASQLAALLCAAAPGEQVLDLCAGGGGKALALAGQMHNKGQLYAYDADGRRLMPIHERLERAGARNIQVRQPKGKADVLADLEGRCDLVLIDAPCTGTGTWRRHPDAKWRLAPGALELRLKEQAVLLEQAVRFVRPGGRLAYVTCSLLREENEDQMAGFLAVHADFAALPGAETAERAGLPDLARFASPHGAGVRLSPASSGADGFYVCVMRRGGNAERFPLPARRGEG; from the coding sequence ATGATCCCCGCCGCCCAAGTCTCCGCTGCGATCGAAATTCTCGACGACCTCGCCGCGCGCCGCCGTCCCGTCGCCGATGCGCTGAAGGATTGGGGCGCATCGCACCGCTTCGCGGGCTCAAAGGACCGCGCGGCCATCGCCAGCCTCGTCTTCGACGCCTTGCGAAAGAGGGCCTCCGCCGCCTGGATCATGGGTTCCGACACGGCTCGCGCGACCATGCTCGGCGCCTTGCGCGAGGCGCGGGGACAAGACGCGGCCGCGATCGCCGCGCTCTGCACGGGCGAGCGCCACGCGCCGCCGCCGCTCAGCGAGGAAGAGCGCGCGCGATTGGAGACGGCGACGCTCGACGACGCGCCGGACCATGTAAAGGGCGACTATCCCGAATGGCTCGCCGAGCGCTTCGCGGCAGCTTTCGGCGATCGCGCGGCGGCGGAGGGCGCGGCCCTCGCGGCGCGCGCGCCCGTCGATCTGCGGGCGAATATTCTCAAAGCCTCCCGCGAGCAGGCGCTGGCCAAGCTCGCCCATCTGGCTCCAATTCCGACGCCGCTTTCGCCGATTGGCCTTCGGATCGAGGCCGGGCAGGGCAGGGGCCCCGCGCTCCCCGCGGAGACCGCCTATGTGAAGGGTCTCGTCGAGCCGCAGGACGAGGCCTCGCAGCTCGCCGCGCTCCTCTGCGCGGCGGCGCCGGGCGAACAGGTTCTCGACCTCTGCGCGGGCGGCGGCGGCAAGGCGCTGGCCCTCGCCGGGCAGATGCACAATAAGGGGCAGCTCTACGCCTATGACGCCGACGGCCGCCGCCTCATGCCGATCCACGAGCGGCTGGAGCGCGCCGGCGCCCGCAACATTCAGGTGCGCCAGCCCAAGGGCAAGGCCGACGTGCTCGCGGACCTCGAGGGCCGATGCGACCTCGTGCTGATCGACGCGCCCTGCACCGGAACCGGCACCTGGCGGCGCCACCCCGACGCCAAATGGCGCCTCGCCCCCGGCGCGCTGGAGCTGCGCCTGAAGGAGCAGGCGGTCCTGCTGGAACAGGCCGTGCGCTTCGTGAGGCCGGGCGGGCGGCTGGCTTATGTCACCTGCTCGCTGCTGCGCGAGGAGAACGAGGATCAGATGGCGGGCTTTCTGGCCGTTCACGCCGACTTCGCGGCGCTTCCCGGCGCTGAAACCGCCGAACGGGCGGGACTCCCCGACCTCGCCCGCTTCGCTTCGCCACATGGGGCGGGGGTGAGACTGTCGCCGGCTTCGAGCGGCGCCGATGGGTTTTATGTGTGCGTGATGCGGCGCGGGGGTAACGCTGAGCGTTTCCCTCTCCCCGCAAGGCGCGGAGAGGGTTAG